The Ferviditalea candida genome includes the window GACCGGCGGAACAAAAGCATTGCTGGCCGGCGGCTGCTGGGCTTTGCGGATTTCCGGGGCGTTCTCCGGCACAATCTGCTGTGTCACGTCCTGACGCGGTTTCAACGGCTCCTCCGTGGAAAAGACCACCTTAACCCCTTTGGAAATTCCTTCCTCTCGCAGTTTTTGGCGGACCACCCTGGCGATCGGATCTACCGACGTTTTTGAAATATCCGCCACCTGGAAACGGGTGGGATCCAGCTTATTGGCGGCCCCCATGCTGGAAATGATGGGGATCTTGCGTTCCAGACACTGCTTGATCAAATGGATTTTATAAGAGATGGTGTCGGAGGCGTCGACAACATAGTCCAACGGATGTTCGAACAACCGCTCATGGGTTTCCTCTGTATAGAACATTTGCAAAGCCACCGCATCACAGGCCGGATTGATCTGCCGGATCCGTTCCTTCATCAATTCGGCTTTCGGCTGCCCAACCGTCGACAGCAGCGCATGCAGTTGGCGATTGATATTGGTGATGTCCACAACATCCTTGTCGATCATGACGATTCGCCCGATACCCGTTCGCGCCAGGGCTTCGACGGCGAACGATCCGACCCCGCCGATGCCCAAAACGGCCACTGTGCTGTTCCTCATGATCTCCAGTCCTTCGGGGCCGATGGCCAGCTCGGTTCTGGAAAATTGGTGAAGCATGCCCGTGTTCCCCCTTCTTCAAACTGCCGCAGCCCGCAGCGGCGGATTTAGGCATCGCGAGCCCTTATTGAGCTTTGACCGCCACGCGGATGGACAGCTCCTCCAATTGTTTGGAATCGACCGGAGAAGGAGCCGCCGACAGCAAATCCGTCGCGCTGGCAGTTTTCGGGAATGCGATGGTTTCCCGCAGGTTGCTCCGGTGCGACAGCAGCATGACCAGCCGGTCGAATCCAAAGGCGATTCCGCCGTGCGGAGGTGTTCCGTATTCGAATGCCTCAAGCAAAAATCCGAATTTGTCGTTGGCCTCTTCCTTCGAAAATCCAAGTGCATTGAACATTTTTTCCTGCACGTCGCGCTGAT containing:
- a CDS encoding tRNA threonylcarbamoyladenosine dehydratase — protein: MLHQFSRTELAIGPEGLEIMRNSTVAVLGIGGVGSFAVEALARTGIGRIVMIDKDVVDITNINRQLHALLSTVGQPKAELMKERIRQINPACDAVALQMFYTEETHERLFEHPLDYVVDASDTISYKIHLIKQCLERKIPIISSMGAANKLDPTRFQVADISKTSVDPIARVVRQKLREEGISKGVKVVFSTEEPLKPRQDVTQQIVPENAPEIRKAQQPPASNAFVPPVVGFIMASVVVRDLLAKNLKKGS